The following coding sequences are from one Gossypium hirsutum isolate 1008001.06 chromosome A12, Gossypium_hirsutum_v2.1, whole genome shotgun sequence window:
- the LOC107945627 gene encoding UTP:RNA uridylyltransferase 1 isoform X3 codes for MPGGGGDAPREPTANGGEFLLSLLQKPPQQQEQQQRQSPLLSGVTPMLIPQPLQQQQLHQQLHQQPLPLDPAVAAVGRVFPLQSPSWPSNGRDLSTPWAQTISSPLVPNFLGFPQNPWSSSGNQFVGNRGDLNDDLRRLGFPSVDNNSNNLIKNLIQQKHPEQQQQQQQQQQQKLVFGSFPSDIQILQKPEGLLNGNLFEKSNLDLSKPANSSAYAFQHQSERGKQQQHHVGNYRETLRPPPGFSGKSRGGGNRDFGARRNHLEHNVDKLRAEYSQLSNDNEMGLRRQLDHPGPPAGSNLQSGTDIKESLMELHRFGGGQVDEVGERIIESLLIEEESEDKNDKKHHRHEKALTRARVPIVKLMDPVTGISCDICINNVLAVVNTKLLRDYAQIDARLRQLAFIVKHWAKSRGVNETYRGTLSSYAYVLMCIHFLQQRRPAILPCLQGMEKTYNITVDNIECAYFDQIEKLHNFGSSNKETVAQLVWGFFNYWAYGHDYANSVISVRTGSIISKQEKDWTRRIGNDRHLICIEDPFETSHDLGRVVDKFSIRVLREEFERAADIMQFDPNPCVKLFEPYVHS; via the exons ATGCCTGGCGGTGGTGGCGACGCGCCACGGGAGCCCACCGCCAACGGTGGCGAATTCCTTCTTTCTTTACTCCAAAAACCCCCTCAacaacaagaacaacaacaacGGCAATCTCCCTTGCTCTCTGGAGTTACTCCTATGCTTATACCTCAACCGTTACAGCAGCAGCAGCTGCATCAGCAGCTGCATCAGCAGCCGTTGCCGTTAGATCCTGCTGTTGCGGCAGTTGGGCGGGTATTTCCTTTGCAGTCGCCATCTTGGCCGTCGAACGGACGAGATCTCTCCACTCCGTGGGCGCAAACGATTTCCTCGCCTTTGGTTCCTAATTTTCTAGGCTTTCCACAAAACCCTTGGTCTTCCTCGGGAAATCAATTCGTTGGCAATAGAGGGGATTTAAATGATGATTTGAGAAGGCTAGGGTTTCCGAGTGTGGATAATAACAGTAATAATCTGATTAAGAATCTGATTCAGCAAAAGCATCcagaacaacaacaacaacaacaacaacaacaacaacaaaagctTGTTTTTGGTTCTTTTCCTAGTGATATTCAAATCCTGCAAAAGCCAGAGGGTTTGCTTAATGGGAATTTGTTTGAAAAATCGAATCTTGATTTATCGAAACCGGCGAATTCGAGTGCATACGCCTTTCAACATCAAAGTGAAAGAGGGAAACAACAGCAGCACCATGTTGGGAATTACAGAGAAACCCTAAGACCACCGCCGGGGTTTTCAGGAAAGTCTAGAGGAGGAGGGAACCGTGATTTCGGAGCCAGGAGGAATCATTTAGAGCACAATGTAGATAAATTAAGAGCAGAATACAGTCAGTTGAGTAATGATAATGAGATGGGACTTCGTCGACAGCTCGACCACCCTGGACCACCGGCAGGGAGTAATCTGCAGTCCGGTACTGATATCAAAGAGTCTCTCATGGAATTGCATCGGTTTGGTGGCGGCCAGGTAGATGAAGTTGGGGAAAGGATTATTGAGTCATTGTTGATTGAGGAAGAATCTGAGGATAAGAATGACAAGAAGCACCATCGTCACGAGAAG GCACTGACTCGTGCTAGAGTCCCCATAGTAAAGCTTATGGATCCGGTGACTGGAATTTCCTGTGATATATGCATAAACAATGTATTGGCTGTAGTAAATACAAAGCTTCTAAGGGATTATGCGCAGATAGATGCAAGATTACGGCAGTTGGCATTTATTGTGAAACACTGGGCTAAATCCAGAGGAGTGAATGAAACTTATCGCGGAACTTTATCTAGCTATGC GTATGTTTTGATGTGCATCCATTTCTTACAGCAAAGGAGACCGGCTATCCTTCCATGCTTGCAG GGGATGGAGAAAACCTACAATATCACCGTGGATAATATCGAGTGTGCTTACTTTGACCAAATCGAAAAACTTCACAACTTCGGATCTTCTAACAAGGAAACTGTTGCTCAACTGGTTTGGGGTTTCTTCAACTATTGGGCATACGGTCATGATTACGCAAATTCAGTAATATCTGTTCGGACAGGAAGCATAATCAG TAAGCAAGAAAAGGATTGGACGAGGAGAATTGGCAACGATCGGCACTTAATCTGCATAGAGGATCCATTCGAGACATCTCACGATCTGGGCAGAGTGGTGGACAAGTTTAGCATAAGGGTATTACGAGAAGAGTTCGAACGCGCAGCGGATATCATGCAGTTTGATCCAAATCCATGTGTGAAACTGTTTGAACCTTATGTTCATAGTTAA
- the LOC107945627 gene encoding UTP:RNA uridylyltransferase 1 isoform X1 — protein MPGGGGDAPREPTANGGEFLLSLLQKPPQQQEQQQRQSPLLSGVTPMLIPQPLQQQQLHQQLHQQPLPLDPAVAAVGRVFPLQSPSWPSNGRDLSTPWAQTISSPLVPNFLGFPQNPWSSSGNQFVGNRGDLNDDLRRLGFPSVDNNSNNLIKNLIQQKHPEQQQQQQQQQQQKLVFGSFPSDIQILQKPEGLLNGNLFEKSNLDLSKPANSSAYAFQHQSERGKQQQHHVGNYRETLRPPPGFSGKSRGGGNRDFGARRNHLEHNVDKLRAEYSQLSNDNEMGLRRQLDHPGPPAGSNLQSGTDIKESLMELHRFGGGQVDEVGERIIESLLIEEESEDKNDKKHHRHEKESRIDNRGQKLLSQRVRMLKRQMECRSDIHRLNAPLLAIYESLIPPKEEKTKQQQLLALLEKLVWKEWPQAKLFPYGSCVNDFGVSRSDIDICLALNEDINNKSEILLKLADILQLDNLQNVQALTRARVPIVKLMDPVTGISCDICINNVLAVVNTKLLRDYAQIDARLRQLAFIVKHWAKSRGVNETYRGTLSSYAYVLMCIHFLQQRRPAILPCLQGMEKTYNITVDNIECAYFDQIEKLHNFGSSNKETVAQLVWGFFNYWAYGHDYANSVISVRTGSIISKQEKDWTRRIGNDRHLICIEDPFETSHDLGRVVDKFSIRVLREEFERAADIMQFDPNPCVKLFEPYVHS, from the exons ATGCCTGGCGGTGGTGGCGACGCGCCACGGGAGCCCACCGCCAACGGTGGCGAATTCCTTCTTTCTTTACTCCAAAAACCCCCTCAacaacaagaacaacaacaacGGCAATCTCCCTTGCTCTCTGGAGTTACTCCTATGCTTATACCTCAACCGTTACAGCAGCAGCAGCTGCATCAGCAGCTGCATCAGCAGCCGTTGCCGTTAGATCCTGCTGTTGCGGCAGTTGGGCGGGTATTTCCTTTGCAGTCGCCATCTTGGCCGTCGAACGGACGAGATCTCTCCACTCCGTGGGCGCAAACGATTTCCTCGCCTTTGGTTCCTAATTTTCTAGGCTTTCCACAAAACCCTTGGTCTTCCTCGGGAAATCAATTCGTTGGCAATAGAGGGGATTTAAATGATGATTTGAGAAGGCTAGGGTTTCCGAGTGTGGATAATAACAGTAATAATCTGATTAAGAATCTGATTCAGCAAAAGCATCcagaacaacaacaacaacaacaacaacaacaacaacaaaagctTGTTTTTGGTTCTTTTCCTAGTGATATTCAAATCCTGCAAAAGCCAGAGGGTTTGCTTAATGGGAATTTGTTTGAAAAATCGAATCTTGATTTATCGAAACCGGCGAATTCGAGTGCATACGCCTTTCAACATCAAAGTGAAAGAGGGAAACAACAGCAGCACCATGTTGGGAATTACAGAGAAACCCTAAGACCACCGCCGGGGTTTTCAGGAAAGTCTAGAGGAGGAGGGAACCGTGATTTCGGAGCCAGGAGGAATCATTTAGAGCACAATGTAGATAAATTAAGAGCAGAATACAGTCAGTTGAGTAATGATAATGAGATGGGACTTCGTCGACAGCTCGACCACCCTGGACCACCGGCAGGGAGTAATCTGCAGTCCGGTACTGATATCAAAGAGTCTCTCATGGAATTGCATCGGTTTGGTGGCGGCCAGGTAGATGAAGTTGGGGAAAGGATTATTGAGTCATTGTTGATTGAGGAAGAATCTGAGGATAAGAATGACAAGAAGCACCATCGTCACGAGAAG GAATCCAGAATAGATAACAGAGGCCAAAAGTTACTTAGCCAGAGAGTTAGAATGTTAAAAAGGCAGATGGAGTGTCGCAGTGACATTCATAGGCTAAATGCACCTTTACTTGCTATTTACGAGTCACTTATTCCGCCTAAAGAGGAAAAAACTAAGCAACAACAGTTATTGGCGTTACTCGAGAAACTAGTTTGGAAAGAATGGCCTCAAGCAAAGTTATTTCCTTATGGTTCATGTGTTAATGATTTTGGGGTTTCGAGAAGTGATATTGATATCTGTCTTGCACTTAATGAGGATATTAAcaacaaatctgaaatcttgttaAAGTTGGCGGATATTTTGCAGTTGGATAATCTTCAGAATGTGCAG GCACTGACTCGTGCTAGAGTCCCCATAGTAAAGCTTATGGATCCGGTGACTGGAATTTCCTGTGATATATGCATAAACAATGTATTGGCTGTAGTAAATACAAAGCTTCTAAGGGATTATGCGCAGATAGATGCAAGATTACGGCAGTTGGCATTTATTGTGAAACACTGGGCTAAATCCAGAGGAGTGAATGAAACTTATCGCGGAACTTTATCTAGCTATGC GTATGTTTTGATGTGCATCCATTTCTTACAGCAAAGGAGACCGGCTATCCTTCCATGCTTGCAG GGGATGGAGAAAACCTACAATATCACCGTGGATAATATCGAGTGTGCTTACTTTGACCAAATCGAAAAACTTCACAACTTCGGATCTTCTAACAAGGAAACTGTTGCTCAACTGGTTTGGGGTTTCTTCAACTATTGGGCATACGGTCATGATTACGCAAATTCAGTAATATCTGTTCGGACAGGAAGCATAATCAG TAAGCAAGAAAAGGATTGGACGAGGAGAATTGGCAACGATCGGCACTTAATCTGCATAGAGGATCCATTCGAGACATCTCACGATCTGGGCAGAGTGGTGGACAAGTTTAGCATAAGGGTATTACGAGAAGAGTTCGAACGCGCAGCGGATATCATGCAGTTTGATCCAAATCCATGTGTGAAACTGTTTGAACCTTATGTTCATAGTTAA
- the LOC107945627 gene encoding UTP:RNA uridylyltransferase 1 isoform X2, with product MPGGGGDAPREPTANGGEFLLSLLQKPPQQQEQQQRQSPLLSGVTPMLIPQPLQQQQLHQQLHQQPLPLDPAVAAVGRVFPLQSPSWPSNGRDLSTPWAQTISSPLVPNFLGFPQNPWSSSGNQFVGNRGDLNDDLRRLGFPSVDNNSNNLIKNLIQQKHPEQQQQQQQQQQQKLVFGSFPSDIQILQKPEGLLNGNLFEKSNLDLSKPANSSAYAFQHQSERGKQQQHHVGNYRETLRPPPGFSGKSRGGGNRDFGARRNHLEHNVDKLRAEYSQLSNDNEMGLRRQLDHPGPPAGSNLQSGTDIKESLMELHRFGGGQVDEVGERIIESLLIEEESEDKNDKKHHRHEKESRIDNRGQKLLSQRVRMLKRQMECRSDIHRLNAPLLAIYESLIPPKEEKTKQQQLLALLEKLVWKEWPQAKLFPYGSCVNDFGVSRSDIDICLALNEDINNKSEILLKLADILQLDNLQNVQALTRARVPIVKLMDPVTGISCDICINNVLAVVNTKLLRDYAQIDARLRQLAFIVKHWAKSRGVNETYRGTLSSYAYVLMCIHFLQQRRPAILPCLQVYRPLCFLYLLSHIALFHYF from the exons ATGCCTGGCGGTGGTGGCGACGCGCCACGGGAGCCCACCGCCAACGGTGGCGAATTCCTTCTTTCTTTACTCCAAAAACCCCCTCAacaacaagaacaacaacaacGGCAATCTCCCTTGCTCTCTGGAGTTACTCCTATGCTTATACCTCAACCGTTACAGCAGCAGCAGCTGCATCAGCAGCTGCATCAGCAGCCGTTGCCGTTAGATCCTGCTGTTGCGGCAGTTGGGCGGGTATTTCCTTTGCAGTCGCCATCTTGGCCGTCGAACGGACGAGATCTCTCCACTCCGTGGGCGCAAACGATTTCCTCGCCTTTGGTTCCTAATTTTCTAGGCTTTCCACAAAACCCTTGGTCTTCCTCGGGAAATCAATTCGTTGGCAATAGAGGGGATTTAAATGATGATTTGAGAAGGCTAGGGTTTCCGAGTGTGGATAATAACAGTAATAATCTGATTAAGAATCTGATTCAGCAAAAGCATCcagaacaacaacaacaacaacaacaacaacaacaacaaaagctTGTTTTTGGTTCTTTTCCTAGTGATATTCAAATCCTGCAAAAGCCAGAGGGTTTGCTTAATGGGAATTTGTTTGAAAAATCGAATCTTGATTTATCGAAACCGGCGAATTCGAGTGCATACGCCTTTCAACATCAAAGTGAAAGAGGGAAACAACAGCAGCACCATGTTGGGAATTACAGAGAAACCCTAAGACCACCGCCGGGGTTTTCAGGAAAGTCTAGAGGAGGAGGGAACCGTGATTTCGGAGCCAGGAGGAATCATTTAGAGCACAATGTAGATAAATTAAGAGCAGAATACAGTCAGTTGAGTAATGATAATGAGATGGGACTTCGTCGACAGCTCGACCACCCTGGACCACCGGCAGGGAGTAATCTGCAGTCCGGTACTGATATCAAAGAGTCTCTCATGGAATTGCATCGGTTTGGTGGCGGCCAGGTAGATGAAGTTGGGGAAAGGATTATTGAGTCATTGTTGATTGAGGAAGAATCTGAGGATAAGAATGACAAGAAGCACCATCGTCACGAGAAG GAATCCAGAATAGATAACAGAGGCCAAAAGTTACTTAGCCAGAGAGTTAGAATGTTAAAAAGGCAGATGGAGTGTCGCAGTGACATTCATAGGCTAAATGCACCTTTACTTGCTATTTACGAGTCACTTATTCCGCCTAAAGAGGAAAAAACTAAGCAACAACAGTTATTGGCGTTACTCGAGAAACTAGTTTGGAAAGAATGGCCTCAAGCAAAGTTATTTCCTTATGGTTCATGTGTTAATGATTTTGGGGTTTCGAGAAGTGATATTGATATCTGTCTTGCACTTAATGAGGATATTAAcaacaaatctgaaatcttgttaAAGTTGGCGGATATTTTGCAGTTGGATAATCTTCAGAATGTGCAG GCACTGACTCGTGCTAGAGTCCCCATAGTAAAGCTTATGGATCCGGTGACTGGAATTTCCTGTGATATATGCATAAACAATGTATTGGCTGTAGTAAATACAAAGCTTCTAAGGGATTATGCGCAGATAGATGCAAGATTACGGCAGTTGGCATTTATTGTGAAACACTGGGCTAAATCCAGAGGAGTGAATGAAACTTATCGCGGAACTTTATCTAGCTATGC GTATGTTTTGATGTGCATCCATTTCTTACAGCAAAGGAGACCGGCTATCCTTCCATGCTTGCAGGTGTATAGGCCTCTTTGCTTCCTATATCTGCTATCTCATATAGCTCTATTTCATTATTTCTAG